From Pandoraea norimbergensis, the proteins below share one genomic window:
- the minC gene encoding septum site-determining protein MinC, with translation MPQKKTPYFELRSGAVDTLHFVVKTPQLDTLRTELAQRFEATPEFFAGDTVAIDVRRLTGAERVAVPALAEMLAEFRMKPIGVVANADQTDWAVVDGLPRLDSHERRAPRNARDGDAGGEASGDAVTSAVAAQSATNAANAANAANATLPEPSAIPSTIIDKPLRSGQQVYAKGDLILLDLVSYGAEVIAEGNIHIYAPLRGRALAGVKGKLDARIFCTCLEPELISIAGIYRTGEHALPPDVQGRSVQVRLVDDKLIFEPLGLK, from the coding sequence ATGCCGCAAAAGAAAACGCCGTACTTCGAGTTACGCAGCGGTGCCGTGGATACCCTGCATTTCGTTGTCAAGACGCCGCAACTGGATACACTGCGCACCGAATTGGCGCAACGTTTTGAAGCTACCCCGGAGTTCTTCGCTGGAGACACCGTCGCGATCGACGTGCGTCGTCTGACCGGGGCCGAGCGAGTCGCTGTCCCTGCGCTGGCCGAAATGCTGGCGGAATTCCGGATGAAGCCGATCGGCGTGGTGGCCAATGCCGACCAGACCGACTGGGCTGTGGTGGATGGCCTGCCGCGTCTGGACAGTCATGAGCGCCGTGCCCCGCGCAATGCGCGCGACGGCGACGCAGGCGGCGAGGCATCCGGCGACGCCGTGACGTCAGCAGTGGCTGCGCAATCCGCGACGAATGCGGCTAATGCGGCAAATGCGGCGAATGCGACGTTGCCGGAGCCTTCCGCAATCCCTTCGACCATCATCGACAAGCCGTTGCGTTCGGGCCAGCAGGTCTACGCAAAAGGCGATCTGATTTTGCTCGATCTGGTCAGTTATGGGGCCGAGGTGATCGCCGAAGGTAATATTCACATTTACGCGCCGCTTCGGGGGCGGGCGCTGGCCGGGGTGAAGGGCAAGCTTGATGCGCGCATCTTCTGTACCTGTCTGGAGCCTGAGCTGATTTCTATCGCCGGTATTTACCGTACCGGCGAACATGCACTGCCGCCCGATGTTCAGGGGCGCTCGGTGCAGGTGCGGCTGGTAGACGACAAACTGATTTTCGAGCCCCTCGGGCTCAAATGA